A genomic stretch from Cellulomonas sp. KRMCY2 includes:
- a CDS encoding sugar ABC transporter substrate-binding protein yields MSNEAHLARRVLPFLGAATALALVAGCSGSTPEATTPDATTGGEATAGEEVTLEFAQWWEPELPDGALRGLMDTFEAENPGITVELLSGPYASTKEQVVAGAAAGTMSDVVGLDGAWVSDFTKQGALADLSALMADAGYDESQLASQIQIDGATYMIPVVNFVYPMFTNDDLLAQAGIAAPPTNRTEFAAAAAAIGGLGDNTSGWVMPLSLEAPNGIQNDVMSWVWASGGSMLADGQPDLTNDDVTKAMEYLKGLWDAGVVAPGALTMKEQDKVEEFTNGRVGMMIDSLAHINLIRESNPDLNFSISALPAEDGFTGERGIPYASWGIGVAENSEHPAEAWKLVDFLMSETTNAELASVAFAFPGNTTAVPDFVESDELFAAAFDIYTSGYPANEFTGLPVAEQLMRLFDEQFQLMLEGDQTVEEMLQASQDAWMAEF; encoded by the coding sequence ATGAGCAACGAAGCTCACCTCGCACGGCGAGTTCTGCCCTTCCTTGGCGCGGCGACGGCCCTGGCGCTGGTCGCCGGCTGCAGTGGCTCCACCCCGGAGGCCACGACGCCGGACGCGACGACAGGCGGAGAAGCAACAGCAGGTGAAGAGGTCACCCTGGAGTTCGCCCAGTGGTGGGAGCCGGAGCTGCCCGACGGCGCGCTCCGCGGGTTGATGGACACCTTCGAGGCCGAGAACCCGGGCATCACGGTGGAGCTGCTCAGCGGGCCCTACGCCTCGACGAAGGAGCAGGTCGTGGCCGGTGCCGCTGCGGGCACCATGTCGGACGTCGTCGGCCTGGACGGCGCTTGGGTCAGCGACTTCACGAAGCAGGGCGCGCTCGCGGACCTCTCGGCGCTGATGGCCGACGCAGGCTACGACGAGAGCCAGCTGGCCAGCCAGATCCAGATCGACGGCGCCACGTACATGATCCCCGTCGTGAACTTCGTCTACCCGATGTTCACGAACGACGACCTCCTGGCTCAGGCCGGCATCGCGGCACCGCCGACCAACCGTACGGAGTTCGCGGCCGCGGCCGCGGCCATCGGCGGCCTGGGTGACAACACGTCGGGCTGGGTCATGCCACTGTCGCTCGAGGCGCCGAACGGCATCCAGAACGACGTGATGTCGTGGGTCTGGGCGTCGGGCGGCAGCATGCTCGCGGACGGGCAGCCCGACCTGACGAACGACGACGTGACCAAGGCCATGGAGTACCTCAAGGGCCTGTGGGACGCCGGGGTCGTCGCGCCGGGGGCCCTGACCATGAAGGAGCAGGACAAGGTCGAGGAGTTCACCAACGGCCGCGTCGGCATGATGATCGACTCGCTCGCGCACATCAACCTGATCCGGGAGAGCAACCCGGATCTCAACTTCAGCATCTCGGCGCTTCCCGCCGAGGACGGGTTCACCGGCGAGCGGGGTATCCCGTACGCCTCGTGGGGCATCGGCGTCGCCGAGAACTCCGAGCACCCGGCCGAGGCCTGGAAGCTGGTGGACTTCCTCATGAGCGAGACAACCAACGCGGAGCTTGCGTCGGTCGCCTTCGCCTTCCCGGGCAACACCACCGCGGTGCCCGACTTCGTCGAGAGCGACGAGCTCTTCGCCGCCGCGTTCGACATCTACACGAGCGGCTACCCGGCGAACGAGTTCACCGGCCTGCCGGTGGCTGAGCAGCTGATGCGCCTGTTCGACGAGCAGTTCCAGCTGATGCTGGAAGGCGACCAGACCGTCGAGGAGATGCTGCAGGCGTCCCAGGACGCCTGGATGGCCGAGTTCTAG
- a CDS encoding carbohydrate ABC transporter permease, whose product MTRALVDRDVRIEPQARSRTPWSSLRRKLPPYAFVSPTALLMFVLMLVPIVMVIGYSVMDNVIMIKDPHFVGLANYREILTDRVFYTAIRNTSFFTVVSVVAHLVLGLMFAMLLNTSLLSTRTKALFRTVYVLPWLFTVAIIAVLWRMLLNPNGILNYLLISIGLTDNGVEWLATRETALYAVTFINIWAGYPFYMVSLLAGLQGIPRDLYEAATMDGASGFQQFLNVTLPQLKPIIISMAMLDIIWTTQQFALIWMTTGGGPINVTEMLSTYTYKLAFSRYEFSAASASAVLILLFSMVLAFFYVRHQKARD is encoded by the coding sequence GTGACACGTGCACTCGTCGATCGCGACGTGCGGATCGAGCCGCAGGCGCGGAGCAGGACGCCGTGGTCGTCGCTCAGGCGGAAGCTCCCGCCCTACGCGTTCGTCTCCCCGACGGCACTCCTGATGTTCGTCCTGATGCTGGTGCCGATCGTCATGGTGATCGGCTACTCGGTCATGGACAACGTCATCATGATCAAGGATCCGCATTTCGTGGGGCTCGCCAACTACCGCGAGATCCTCACGGACCGGGTGTTCTACACCGCCATCCGCAACACCTCCTTCTTCACCGTCGTCAGCGTGGTCGCCCACCTCGTTCTGGGCCTCATGTTCGCGATGCTGCTGAACACGAGCCTGCTGAGCACGCGGACCAAGGCCCTGTTCCGGACCGTGTACGTCCTGCCGTGGCTGTTCACGGTGGCGATCATCGCGGTCCTGTGGCGGATGCTCCTCAACCCCAACGGCATCCTCAACTACCTCCTGATCAGCATCGGTCTCACGGACAACGGGGTCGAGTGGCTCGCGACGCGCGAGACCGCGCTGTATGCGGTCACGTTCATCAACATCTGGGCCGGGTACCCGTTCTACATGGTCAGCCTCCTGGCCGGCCTGCAGGGAATACCCCGTGACCTCTACGAGGCCGCCACGATGGACGGCGCGAGCGGGTTCCAGCAGTTCCTCAACGTCACGCTCCCGCAGCTCAAGCCGATCATCATCTCGATGGCGATGCTCGACATCATCTGGACCACCCAGCAGTTCGCCCTCATCTGGATGACCACCGGTGGCGGACCGATCAACGTCACCGAGATGTTGAGCACGTACACCTACAAGCTGGCCTTCAGCAGGTACGAGTTCTCGGCGGCCTCGGCCAGTGCGGTCCTCATCCTCCTCTTCTCCATGGTCCTGGCGTTCTTCTACGTCAGGCACCAGAAGGCGCGGGACTGA
- a CDS encoding carbohydrate ABC transporter permease, producing the protein MSNTRAQKRAAQKLGVVVALVVGAVFAGFPVFWMLVSSFKSNTEIFEYPPRIITESFSFDAYATILTDPVKVRFFINSYVVSLSVTALTLIVAILAAYAFSRYEFRHKHPLNMIIVSVQAVPPITLLIPYFGLMVTLRLYNTYQGLILTYMVFTLPYAIIMMTGYFNTLPRELDEAVKLDGGNALTALRRVLVPIAVPGIVSVGIYTFMIAWNEYLFALTLTRTEDMRTVPIGIQLLMGQHSYEWNEMMAMSILGCIPVLLLFLFFQRYFIGGLTGGSVKG; encoded by the coding sequence ATGTCGAACACCAGGGCGCAGAAGCGTGCTGCACAGAAGCTCGGCGTCGTCGTCGCGCTGGTCGTCGGGGCCGTCTTCGCCGGGTTCCCCGTCTTCTGGATGCTCGTGAGCTCCTTCAAGTCCAACACGGAGATCTTCGAGTACCCACCGAGGATCATCACCGAGAGCTTCTCGTTCGACGCCTATGCGACGATCCTGACCGATCCGGTCAAGGTGCGGTTCTTCATCAACAGCTATGTGGTGTCGCTCTCGGTCACCGCACTGACCCTCATCGTCGCGATCCTGGCCGCGTACGCCTTCAGCCGCTACGAGTTCCGGCACAAGCACCCGCTCAACATGATCATCGTGAGCGTGCAGGCCGTGCCGCCGATCACGCTGCTCATCCCGTACTTCGGTCTCATGGTCACCCTGCGGCTCTACAACACCTATCAGGGCCTGATCCTGACGTACATGGTGTTCACCCTCCCGTACGCGATCATCATGATGACCGGCTATTTCAACACCCTGCCCAGAGAGCTCGACGAGGCCGTCAAGCTGGACGGCGGAAATGCGCTCACCGCACTGCGGCGCGTTCTGGTCCCGATCGCGGTGCCAGGGATCGTCTCGGTCGGCATCTACACCTTCATGATCGCCTGGAACGAGTATCTGTTCGCCCTGACCCTGACGCGGACAGAAGACATGCGGACCGTCCCGATCGGTATCCAGCTGCTCATGGGCCAGCACTCGTACGAGTGGAACGAGATGATGGCGATGAGCATTCTCGGGTGTATTCCCGTGCTCCTGCTCTTCCTCTTCTTCCAGCGGTACTTCATCGGCGGCCTTACCGGTGGCTCGGTCAAGGGCTAG
- a CDS encoding ketose-bisphosphate aldolase has translation MLMNGKDLLAVANANNFAVPAFNVSDHAMLNGIFEISEEKQAPVIIAIHPDELSHIGVDMLPSIIARAHRSSVPVTVHLDHGATYEQVLLAVKSGFTSVMIDGSILPFDENVAITKRVVDAAHAVGLSVEGELGTIGKTDNEAEDGTATIIYTDPEDAVTFVAATGVDSLAIAIGTCHGIYPPGMKAELKLDLLRRIKSKVGVPLVLHGGSNNPDAEIGESVTLGVNKINISSDIKVAYHDKMREVLADLGLREPNTIQPPCIAAMKVTAAQKIDLFQAAGKASLY, from the coding sequence ATGTTGATGAATGGCAAGGACCTTCTCGCCGTGGCGAACGCGAACAACTTCGCCGTCCCGGCCTTCAATGTCAGCGACCACGCGATGCTCAACGGCATCTTCGAGATCAGCGAGGAGAAGCAGGCGCCGGTGATCATCGCGATCCACCCCGATGAGCTCAGCCACATCGGCGTCGACATGTTGCCGTCGATCATCGCCCGCGCGCACCGTTCCTCGGTGCCGGTGACCGTCCACCTGGACCATGGCGCGACCTACGAGCAGGTGCTGCTGGCCGTCAAGAGCGGGTTCACGTCCGTGATGATCGACGGCTCGATCCTGCCGTTCGACGAGAACGTCGCCATCACGAAGCGCGTTGTCGACGCCGCACACGCGGTGGGTCTGTCGGTCGAGGGTGAGCTCGGAACCATCGGCAAGACGGACAACGAGGCGGAGGACGGCACGGCCACGATCATCTACACCGATCCCGAGGACGCGGTGACGTTCGTCGCTGCGACCGGTGTCGACAGCCTCGCCATCGCCATCGGGACGTGCCACGGCATCTACCCCCCGGGGATGAAGGCCGAGCTCAAGCTCGACCTCCTGCGGCGCATCAAGAGCAAGGTCGGCGTGCCGCTGGTGCTGCACGGTGGCTCGAACAACCCGGACGCCGAGATCGGTGAGTCGGTCACGCTGGGCGTAAACAAGATCAACATCTCGAGTGACATCAAGGTGGCTTACCACGACAAGATGCGTGAGGTCCTGGCCGATCTGGGCCTGCGTGAGCCGAACACGATCCAGCCGCCCTGCATCGCGGCGATGAAGGTCACCGCGGCGCAGAAGATCGATCTCTTCCAGGCGGCCGGCAAGGCCTCGCTCTACTGA